A single window of Bacillota bacterium DNA harbors:
- a CDS encoding DUF434 domain-containing protein → MSNKSTRRGFNPNDHKWFSHEAISVLKTAQEEIQWLLDRGYKPNVVIPFICNHYLLSARQRLALQRAVSSSFQNERRKHKMLPLETAREGCLYIDGFNLIITLEVALSKSPVILGNDGVMRDLAGLRGTYRLIRQTDKALELIKECFRELSVPEAWFYLDAPVSNSGRLRYKILEHADEWDIPVQVELVPDADYVLSKKDRIVTSDSTVLDKCISWFNLSRKIIGDYIKDAWIINFNPSKP, encoded by the coding sequence TTGTCAAATAAATCAACAAGAAGAGGTTTTAATCCAAATGATCACAAGTGGTTTTCACATGAGGCCATATCCGTGCTTAAGACCGCTCAGGAAGAGATCCAGTGGCTGCTTGACAGGGGATATAAGCCAAATGTGGTAATACCCTTTATATGCAACCATTACCTGCTTTCTGCGAGACAAAGGCTTGCTCTTCAAAGAGCGGTTTCCTCAAGTTTTCAAAATGAAAGAAGGAAACACAAAATGCTTCCTCTTGAAACCGCTCGTGAAGGATGTCTATACATTGACGGATTTAATCTTATTATCACTCTTGAAGTGGCGCTTTCAAAAAGCCCGGTCATACTTGGAAATGATGGTGTCATGAGAGACTTAGCGGGCTTGCGTGGCACCTATCGCTTGATTCGGCAAACCGATAAGGCATTGGAACTTATAAAAGAATGTTTTAGGGAGCTTTCGGTTCCGGAAGCCTGGTTTTATCTGGACGCACCTGTTTCAAACTCCGGCAGGCTACGGTATAAAATCCTTGAACATGCTGATGAATGGGATATTCCTGTTCAGGTTGAACTTGTACCGGATGCTGATTATGTTCTTTCCAAAAAGGATCGCATAGTGACTTCGGATTCTACTGTTCTTGACAAATGCATAAGCTGGTTTAATCTTTCAAGAAAAATTATCGGTGATTATATAAAAGATGCCTGGATTATAAACTTCAATCCTTCTAAGCCATGA
- a CDS encoding IS1634 family transposase, translating into MSRVMRIDKRYLTSQRFWDHMGYLNEDNISKIELELTKKVVKMFDIDLRCLIYDTTNFFTWIDTASESELPQRGHNKAKRNDLKQVGLALMVTRDFHIPLFHKVYAGNVTDPKQFKTITDELVARYKEISSEFHDVTLVFDKGNNSKDAYKHLETSPFDFVSSLKPSHHTDLLKIPLSEYVPLEGAGFGGVSAYRLKKKVLGIERTVVVTYNEALYLGQMQGLVHQLRKANSSLRDLKRKLDERAKNPKPKGKKPTMESVEKQIKQILSDGPLNKIIRYKLDQEHDNVTFSYEIDHEARKQHEVAHIYPNGSGQKDYYTLSEVSSLQQQIMDILEIVKVHQN; encoded by the coding sequence TTGTCCCGGGTAATGAGGATTGACAAACGATACCTTACAAGCCAGAGGTTCTGGGATCATATGGGGTATTTAAATGAGGACAATATCAGTAAAATTGAACTTGAACTTACTAAAAAAGTTGTTAAAATGTTCGATATTGACCTAAGGTGCCTCATATACGATACAACCAACTTCTTTACCTGGATTGATACGGCTTCTGAGTCAGAACTGCCTCAGAGAGGTCACAACAAAGCCAAGAGGAATGATCTAAAGCAGGTTGGCCTTGCACTCATGGTGACAAGGGATTTTCACATCCCCCTGTTTCACAAAGTATATGCCGGCAATGTGACTGATCCGAAACAGTTTAAAACTATCACAGATGAGCTGGTTGCAAGGTATAAGGAAATAAGCAGTGAGTTTCATGATGTTACATTGGTCTTTGATAAGGGAAACAACTCAAAGGATGCCTACAAACACCTTGAAACCTCACCTTTTGATTTTGTATCATCACTTAAACCAAGCCACCATACTGATCTTCTAAAAATACCTTTAAGTGAATATGTTCCTTTAGAAGGAGCCGGTTTTGGTGGTGTCAGTGCATACAGGCTAAAGAAAAAGGTACTTGGAATAGAACGTACAGTGGTCGTGACCTATAACGAAGCCCTTTATTTAGGACAGATGCAGGGGTTGGTCCATCAACTAAGGAAAGCCAACAGTTCATTAAGAGACCTAAAACGTAAACTTGATGAAAGAGCAAAAAATCCGAAACCGAAGGGAAAGAAGCCCACCATGGAAAGTGTCGAAAAACAGATTAAGCAAATCCTCTCAGATGGCCCTTTAAACAAGATAATACGTTATAAGTTGGACCAGGAGCACGACAATGTAACTTTCTCATACGAAATAGACCATGAGGCCCGGAAACAACATGAAGTTGCTCATATTTATCCTAATGGCTCAGGACAAAAAGACTATTACACCCTCTCTGAGGTAAGCAGCCTGCAACAACAAATAATGGATATATTGGAAATTGTCAAGGTTCATCAAAACTAA